In Acidobacteriota bacterium, the following are encoded in one genomic region:
- a CDS encoding type II toxin-antitoxin system VapC family toxin: protein MSAGEKVFVDANVFMYLVGRDADLRQRCRSTLRHLVERQVALVTSAEVLQELLHRYSALNRIDTARAVHDAAIRICAEILPVTEQHTSSALDLLQRHGQLSARDALHVATMESRGIRRILSADRDFDKLDVVERVDPATPAAGM, encoded by the coding sequence ATGAGCGCCGGTGAGAAGGTCTTCGTAGACGCCAACGTCTTCATGTACCTGGTGGGTAGGGACGCCGACCTGCGCCAACGGTGCCGTTCCACCCTGCGGCACCTGGTTGAGCGCCAGGTTGCGCTGGTTACAAGCGCCGAGGTGCTGCAGGAACTGCTGCATCGCTACAGCGCGCTGAACCGCATTGACACGGCTCGTGCGGTCCATGACGCGGCGATCCGCATCTGCGCCGAGATCCTGCCGGTGACTGAACAACACACGTCATCCGCCCTTGATCTGCTCCAGCGGCACGGGCAACTGTCGGCACGTGACGCGCTCCATGTGGCAACGATGGAAAGCCGGGGTATTCGCCGGATTCTGTCGGCAGACCGGGACTTCGATAAGCTCGACGTGGTTGAACGCGTCGATCCGGCCACCCCGGCAGCCGGAATGTAG